CTTTCACTTCGCCGATCCCAGACAGCACGCAAAATTTGCACACTACGGTCCGCATTCGCCGTTCGTCCATCTGGCGCTCAAGGTGACCGACGCGCCCGGCCAGCAGGAGATGCAGCGCCGGCTCGAAGCGGCGGGCCACGAGACGATGGTAATCGACCATGGCTATTGCGTGTCGCTCTACGTCACCGATCCGAACGGCCTGAATCTCGAATTCACCGTCGACCATCCGGCGGCGGACAAGATAAAGGCCAAGCGCTCAGCCAGCGCGCACGAGGATCTCCGCAAATGGCTCGCGGGCGATCGCAGCACCAACAACGAATGGCGAGCCGAGCACAAGGCGCCGGGAGCGCAGTCCTGATCCGTTTCATCGGTCGGCGTTTTGGTCTTTAACCGGCACGTTAGATGCCGCGCTCGATAGCGCCGGGGCGCGGCGGCTTATTTTGAGGTTCTTCCCAGCCTGTTAGAGTATCGGCGCGCGGAACGGAGTCCGCGTCCGCAAGGGCGCGTGACGGCCGCGACGTCGATGGGGTGGAGGCGAGGCCCTTGGGGGAAGGTTCCGAGCACGCAGCGCAGAACCGTCTCGGCATCGAGGCGCTGCGGTCAGACGCCCCATCAGACCTCCCGCTCCCGCACGATTCGCCGCGACCGCGCAGCGTCTCGTTACTCGGTTCGGCCCCCGCGATAGTATTGTTCGCGATGGCGATCGCCGACGCGATGCGCAGCGCGGACACCGACCTCTGGGGTCACATCTTCTTCGGGCGCATCATTCTTTCGCAGCATCAATGGCTCTTTCACGCCCCGTTTTCTTACGCCTGTCCGCCAGGCCCGAGAGACTGGATCGTCCATGACTGGTTGGGAAACGTCCTGATGGCGTTGATATACGGCGCCTCAGGCGTCATCGGGCTCAAGCTGGCCAAGTTCGCGTGCGTCGCTGCGGTGATGGTGCTGCTTTCGCTCGGTGCGGCCGAGACGCGCGCGTCGCTCGCCTTACAGGCCATCGTATTGTGGGTGGCCGCAGTTGCGCTGCTGCCGCTGATGCAGATCCGTACTTTTTTGGCCGACGACGTTCTGTTTGCCGCGTTGATGATAATTCTCGCGCGAGAGAGCTACGGCCGCGGAGCGCGCCTGTGGCTGGTCCCGCCGATGTTCGCGTTGTGGGCCAATCTGCATG
This DNA window, taken from Candidatus Binataceae bacterium, encodes the following:
- a CDS encoding VOC family protein, with amino-acid sequence MSTTQTNGHTEAKPDTVPTRLHHAAYVCRDLEQTRKFYEDILGWPMVAAWRECDKVFGEDELYYCHLFFQIADGGALAFFHFADPRQHAKFAHYGPHSPFVHLALKVTDAPGQQEMQRRLEAAGHETMVIDHGYCVSLYVTDPNGLNLEFTVDHPAADKIKAKRSASAHEDLRKWLAGDRSTNNEWRAEHKAPGAQS